The following nucleotide sequence is from Devosia salina.
CACCCGAAGGCGCCGGAAGTTCAGACGCAGCTGGCGGTGCGTCCGCGGCGAGCAGCGGTCGCAGATAGGTCGCGAAAAGGCACCAGGTGATCCGGGTAGTGACCTGGTGCCTGCTCGACAATCACTGTATGCCCAGATTCAAGAACCCTTACGCCAACTCTGCCTGGGCTGCGTCATTAAGGTTGATACGGCCCATTTCGAATATATCAGCGAGGCGGCGGGCCATGGCTTGGTACAGGACGGGCTCGAAACCGGCACGCCCATAACCTTCGGCATATTGACCACCTATACCGATGAACAGGCCATCCTGCGCAGCCGAATGGATGAGCACAACAAGGGTCGCGAAGCCGCCGCCGCCTGTCTGGATGCCCTCCATACGATTGCGGCCATCGCTCGCTAGACGGTCTCCCATGATTGACCAGCGCCCTTTCCTTCGCTCCGGTCTACGTTATGTGCGGAGATAGCCGCCGGTCCGCCGACGGGCGTTCGCTAATGCCGGATAAATGGCCAGAATTGGGCGCGTTGCTGCCGGACCGCTGTCGGCCCCTTTCTGTCGTTTATGAAGATCCCGCTGATAGAAAGAACGGGGTCGGGAACAGCCGGACCGCAACGCGACCATCCTGGTCGTTGATGCTGCAACCACAAACTTTACAACCTCCTATTTATTTCGCGGCGAAGGCAAGGAGTCTTTGCGGCCTGAAGAACTTCTTTGGGGACGACTGTCGCGATAAGCGGCGACACTTTGCCAGCCTTTTGTATGGTTGCCGAGATACAGGCGCCCAAGCTGAAGTCGTCGCTTGTCTCCATCGCGATCGCATTGGCTTCGATACCGGTATCCGCTGGAACATCGGTAATACCCTTAATCAGGCGCATGAGGTGTATGGCGCCAATTTCCGCCTTCTCCGGTTCATGTGGGTGGACACGGTACAGTGCCGGTTGTTTTCCAATCGGTGCCATCGACGCCGGGCGGTATTCGCCTAGGGACATAGCGCTCTCGAAGATACGGCGACGGAAGCTCTCCTCTTCCTCCCGACGCTCCTCCACGGTGCCAAGCGATTCCTCAATCTGATCATGGGGACGTGGAGCATGAGGCGGCACTGTCGCAATCAATTGTTCGCCCTTGTTGACCTGACCATGCGGAAGCTTCAGAGCCTTGGCCCACTTAACAAAGGTCCGTTCGTCGGCAAAGTCATCGAAATGGATCGGGACGTGAGCCAGCTTTTGTTCTCCAGCATCCGTGGCGTAGCCGATCCAGCGGTAGCTCTTCAGCAAGTGAGGCGACAGCTTGTCGATGTCCTTCTGAGCCGCCCCTACCGTGTATTGATCTGGCGCCAGCTTGGCGATCATGTCTGCGCAGAGGATTCCGTCGCAGCGCCGAGCGATATCGAGCAGACCGAAGCCAGTTTCCATATCCGCATACGACCGAATGTCATCTAACACCACGTCGTCCGGCATCGCTTCGCCGATTAGGTATACCGCCGCTGGATCGTCGCGGTAGACGCCGCGCAACCGACCGACACGCTGCCGGATGGCTTCCTCACGTGCCTGCTCCTGGACCGCGCGAGCGTAGGTCCCAGCATGTGCCTGGTGCTGCGTAATGAGGTGTCGCCCGTCACGCATGCGGGTCTTGCGGCCGACTTTGCGGGGCTGCAGGGGGTTGTCTTGTAGGTCTTTACCCGTCCCCAAATAGTCGATCGGCATCTCGGGCTCGGGAAGGTCATATGTGAGTGCAGCGACAAGGCCATCCACCGTTGTGATGGGGAGTTCGGTCCGCCCAAGGCTGATGGCGGCGACGTGGCTTTTGGCGAAATCCAGGCCTGCCGTCGCGCCGTCGTGCATGAAGTCAGCATTCGCAGGCGGCACCCACTCGGCGCAAATTATCTGACGAACGGGCTTCGTTGTCGCGATGATAACCCGGCCGATCGAATGTGCGGCACAGATCGCCGTGATCATACGCCGGATCGCCAGGAGCGCCTTCGCGGTCTCCAGCTCGTCCTGCCCCGCGCGACCCAGCAATTTGGTGACTGCCATCGAACGATCTGGAAACGCGATCGCCCTCAGGTTCGGATCGTTTTCGCATTCGAAGACTTTGATCTCGCGACCACCGAAGACCCGCTCGAGGATCAGCCTGTTGCCGGATGCGTCGAGCAACAGCACAGGGACTTCTGCCCAATTAGGCTCGGTGCGCCAGGACAGCCGGACAACGGGTTCCGCATCGTCGTGTCGGATAAACTGGATGCGAGTGTCACGGCGCGGCTCACGACCGGAAAGCTCATCGAGAACGATTGTTTCAAGCCGCTCAAGCACCAGCGACCACAACCTGTGCTCGGCCTTAACGTGGTTGGATTTGGGCTGCGCGATCAGATCAAGGAAGTCGTGATCAGCCATTCCAGGCCTGACGGTCTGGCCATTTTGAATCGCCGAACTGCAAACCCTCATCGCGTCTCGTACGAGCTCCAGGCAGTTTATCGGACGCTTGTCGCGGATATGCAGGGCTGGATCCTTACCGCTTTCGAGCGCCTTGATGACCAAATCAGCAACTTCCCCACGACGCTCGACAAGCTCGTGTGGGTTCACCCCAGCTTCCTTCTCAGCCTTCGTCTGAGAAGGATTTGGACGAGTTCCACGGAGAGCTGCTATCGGGAAGACGTTGGTGTGCGCGAGCATGTCCCAGATCGCTTCGTCGATGATGACGCCGCGCACCGTCTTGAGCTCTTCGGGAATGGTCAGCGTCAGGAACGCGCGTGCCATGAAAACCACGTGCGCGTTCGCGATTTCCGCTCGCTGCTTGATCGCCTCGCAGGTTGAATAGTGGACGCAGAAGCTGTCCTCGCGCTCACCGTCCTGGTTCTTGATGGTTGACTTGCACATGCCGCTGGAGCCGATGTCCGCGTCGATCAACATTTGCATCCGCTCGGGGAATGCGCAGCCTGCGGCCTTCTTGCCCCGGTACACCATAGTCCTGACCGGACTGCCTTCGGCAAGACCGCGTAGACGCTCAATTTCCTTGTCTACCTCACCTTCAAACACCACACCACGCTCGGCCGCAGCGGATTCGAGCTCGGCATCGGACATCTCCGGGTCGAGGCCCATAGCGAGCGCTCGGTCGCGGATTTCCGAGATGTTGTTGTATGTAGGCATGAGGAAGAGCAACGGTCCACGACGCTGGTCGAGCGGCAGGCTGCCGTCGGCGATGGCATCTGGGTCGCGGAGAATTCTCTTGAGAGTATGATCCGTCTTACCGGCGCCGGTCGGAGCTTTGACGAGGTAGACCGCGCCGTTCTTCCGCTGCAGGCGTATGTCATCGAAAAAGTGGTCAAGCCCCGACCTGATAGTGCCTGCGACCATGGCATGGATCGAGCTACGATCAGATTTGAGCGCCCAGGCCTGCTTGTAATCCTCCGATGCCTTGGTGAAGCCGAGGCTGATCAGTTTTCGACCAGCCGGGAGCCAAGCAAAAGTTTCGTCGCTGCCGCAGATCTTGTTCTTGCCCTTAGAAATTTGCTTCGAAAGCTCGTCCGTCGGCAAGACAGTGGTCTCGCGAACGATCGGCGACAGCGTCCCAGCCGCGACCTGAGCGGCAAACCGGCTTACCTTCTCCGACACGTCGCTGCGGATGTGAGCCTCACTCCACTTGCCGGTAGTCCGCATCGTCCGGAGCGCTTCATCGAAGATGGCCTTCTTGAGCTTCGCGATGCCTCGCTCGTCGATGCAGGCGCTCGGATTCGATCGGACCGTACGCATGGCGATCGAGAAAATGTACTTTTCGCGGCCACCTTCGACGAAGCCATCGGCATCTTCAACCCAGGCACCGCCGGCACTTCGCACGCGCGGCAGATCGATGCCGTCGGCGTCGACATAGTCGAACGTGACATCGGCGCCGCCGGCGTTTCGGTGGAAGGCGCGGACCGCTTCGACAGCGTCGAGAAACGCCTGGAGCTGATCGGGTGTAATAAGGGGCGCCGCCTCCGGCCCAACATGCCACGGCAGATCAGCGCGCCATTTAAGCATGTCGCCGGTTTCGTGGTGCGGACCATAGACGGTCATCATCTTGCCGCTGGTCTGCAGCTCGATCATGTGGTCGGAGCGCGTCTGGCCGTCGGCTTCCATCAGATAATAGACGGCGCTCCGTGGCAGCTCGGCGGCTTCCATCCTGTAGAACAAAGCCATCTTCGGGCGTTTTCCGACGCGGCGGAACGGAGAGAGACCAAGGATTTCCTCGGCTATCTCCTGGATCTGCAAGGAAAGATCGAAATCGGTGATGTCGAGATCTAGGCAGATCGTGTTGCCAGAGACCTCACCGAGAAGGATGGCGGCATTGGCCGTCGGCGCCAGAGTGCACCAGCGATCGGTGACTTCCTGGGTCGGCGGCGTAGTCTGGTATTGCTTCCACTTGATACGCTCACCGGCGATGATGGATGGCAGCCGGCGGCCGTCACGGTCCTGCGGTAGGACAGCCCAGCCGAGCTTCCGCATGCGCGATGCGACGACGCCAAAGTACAGCTGACCGGGGGTGGTCAACCATTCCGTGCCACGGCGGGACGTGCCAGTGGTGTCGATGGGGAAGGACGACGCAAGGGCATCGTCGAGGGCGTCGGTCATATCTAATCCGTCGTATCGTGATCGGCCGCCTCTGTCGGGCTGCTCGTCTAGTGATGGTGGTGTCCTGGTACGCATGGATCAAGCGGATTCGACACCAACCCCTAAATAAAGATGCCATCCCGAAGTGAGTGGCCGTTCACTTCGGAAGTGAAAGCCCGCTCACTTCGGCGGCGTGTCAACATTGGCCCCATCAGGCTGGCGTGGTGTCAACATTGAATTTTTTTCGATTTCTGCACACGAGTTACTTGACTGAAGAAACGGCCAACACGACGCTTGGATTACAGACTTAATCCTTCGACGATATCACTACGCGAAAACACCCCCCAAGGGGGTAACGTATAGCGAAGGTCGTGTCGCGAACTCCCCCAAAAAAGGGCAAGTTCGCAACAGGATCGTGGCGCCAACTATCCATCAAAGGTAGTTCACGACAGTACCTTGATCGCTGCGGTACGGCGCCGGTTTCCTTTCCGGCCGCTCCTTGCAGGGCATCACCTACGATGATCGTCTGGGCGAGATCAGTCGCGTCCGGGTCGCGATGCTGGATGCCGACGAAATGGCGATCGCAGCATGACCCCATCCATCTACTCCGCTCGCGCCCCACCGCGCTCTACGACAGCGCCGCCGACATACACGGGTACGCGGTTCTGCTCTCCGCCGGCTATAGCATCGTCGATCCCAACCTACCGCTGCACCAGCTGGGATATCGCGCCAGCGGAATGGCCTGGTTCCTAAGCCTGATCGAGGACGAGGCCGACGCGCTGGCTTACATGACTTATCCTGATGGCTCAGTCGGCGCCGGTGTCGCGCGTGAAATCCTGGAAGCCCATCTGCACGGTCTGCCCGTCTTCCGTATCGTCGATCGCGAGCTCGTTCCCGAGACAGAGATGCCCTCACGCATCCTTTCAATCGCACAGACCAGGGCCGAGAACGCGAGGCTGGCGGCATGAGTGAGCGTCGGAAATCCGGCCGCCCGGCCGGTCATCATATACCGAGCACTTGGGACGCCCGCGTCCGCATGACCCCTACGGCCGACCAGGTCGCCAGGCTGGCGAGCACCCACGGCCTGGAAGTTTGCATCGAGCGCTGGTCCTGGGTGACGCCGTCACATCTCTATCTACTCGGCCGGCAGGGAGCCCGCGCAGCATGAGCATGCCCCGCCTAATTGGCATCTGTGGAAATCCAGGCGCCGGCAAATCGGAAGTGCAGCGTATCCTGCGCGCCCCCCACGGGTACGAAGCCGCCGACGATGGCTGGCCGCTGCGCGATTTCGCGATCAGGCATTTCGGGTTGACTATGGAGGACGTGTCCACGCAGTTCGGCAAAGCCCGCTGGACCTCAGTGACTGGCGCCAGAATTCAAAACCGCGACATCCTGGGGCGCATTGGGAATGCGCTGGAAAGTGCCTTCGGAGACCATATTTTGCCTTGGCTCGCGGTCCAGAGCCTTGATCCGGATGCGCGGTATTCCTTCGGCAGCGTCCGCCGTGACCAAGGAAAAGTCTACAAATCCTTGGGCGGAGCCTGGTCGACGTGTGGATCGACAATGACGCGGGCCTGCGGGAGCTGAAGGAAAAGGTCCTGGATGCTTTGGTAGAACTCAGGGGACCTCTGGTGGCGGCGGCTTAGGCCCTGGTGCATCGACGCCATTGTCTGCAGCGACTTCCAGCAGCTCCGCCTCGTCATCGAGCTCCATCATCTCGATGGCTTCGCGCGTCGTGATGCGCCCATTGCTCCACGCTTCTAAGATAGCGCGGACTGTCACTAGGCCTTCGTGGTCAGTGTCTGGTGCCATGGAAGAAGGCCTCCCATTTCTCGGCATCGGCATCGCCATAGACGATTTCGACGTCGTCGATATAAGCCCACCGCAGCATCTGCCCGTCGATGTAAACCGCATCCATACCCGAAGGGTCGACGGCATAGACCTTGTTGCCGGTCTCGATCGACTGTTGCCTGGCGAGCTCGGCGACGACGGCGTTGTCGTGCAAGTCCATGGTCAGATCTCCAATACTAGCTGAGGATTGAAGCCGGGATTCTCAAATCGGCGGCCGTCGCGACTGGTGACTGCGTAGCCCCTGGGATTGCAGACGATCCTCGTCGCGCCAACGTTATAGTTGCGGCTCGAATGCACGTGCCCGTGGATCCAGACCGCAGGCTCATATCGCTCGATGATCGCGGTCAGGTCGCTCGCGTAGCTCGCATCATCTGCCGTCAACATTGGCGACCTGAGGGACTTCGGGTGCGGTGCATGATGCGTGACCACGATCGTCGAGCCGTCGAAAGGATCAGCGAGGTCCATCTCGATAAGCTCACGATGGAGCTTATGAAAATGATCCAGATGCCGCGGAGACAGGCGTCTCTGGCCGATGTCGATATTGACGAAATCCGGCATATTCTGACGCGCCCAGACCCGCGCGGCGTCGACGTCTCCGGCGATAGCGTAGTCAGTCCACAACGTCAGACCGATGATCCGCACTCCAGCAATTTCAATGCTGCGGCGCCCGATATGCAGGAGCTCGACGCCCGCATCGCGATACAACTCCTCTGCATCATCGTCGATGTCGTGGCCATAAAAATCGTGATTCCCGAGGACGTAGATGACCGGCAGTCCTCTCGGGACGGCTTGCTCCCGCAGCCATCGAGACGAGCGATCGTGCCCGTCAGCGACGTCGCCTGCGATGACGATGCAGTCGACACCGGCGGATGTCGGTGGCAGCTCGTAGGGAGCAGCGTCGACGTGCAGATCGCTCATGACCCAGGCTCTCATCTCAAGCCCCGCTGCTCGTCGACCCAGCCGCTAATTACGTCCCACCAATCGTCTCCGAGCGAGAGAGCGTTGACGTCGTGGATCGTCATGCCGCCCCGCATCTGCGCAATGACCTCAGACCAGTTACGGCGATCCAAAAGACGCGCCGCAGCCATCATTTCTTCATGCGTTGGATGGTCGGACAGGACATCCTCCGCAGCGGCGATGCCAATCTGCGCTAGCGCATCGAGGATTGACGGCAGCCAGTCTTTGCCGCTGCCGACGGCTAGGAGCGCACGGATGGACTGGTGTGACGGATCACGTAGAGCGTCGCGAGCCTGATCCCTCACTGATGGATCCCTAGACTCGACCATTCCTGCCGCCACGCCCCACATGGCTCGCGCGATGCTGCGTTCCCTTTCCTGGATCACCATTTTCAGCACCTCGCCAGGATCTGGTCGCGACCGTCGATAATGGTCGTCACGATCCGAGTGAGCTGACGTATCGAACCGCCCGGCCACACCTGCTTGACCAGGTCAATTTCGTCTTCGGCGAGGTCACCGAAAAAGCGGCTGTCGACGCCCCGCTCGCGGGCGATGCGATCGACGATTTGTCGCGTCAGGGCGCCCAGGTGCTGCCACGTCGGCTCAGGCATGGTCAGGATGCGGAAACGATCTCGCAGCGGCGCCGGCACGCGATCGAGGTCGTTGGCGGTCGCGAAGTGCGTAACTGCGCTCAGGTCCACCTCGACTTCGAGTGCCAGGTCTCGATATCGGCGAGCCTGATCGATCTCGAGCATAGGCAACATCGCGTCGAGGACATTGCCGTTATGCCGGCTCTCGCCCGACTTTTCGATTTCGTCCCAAATGATCGCGACGGATGCCAACCCCGTTCGCTTGATCAGCTGGAGGGGCACGCTCTCCCGCACCGTTGACCATTGCGCCGACGTTCCCATTGCCGAGCTATGACCGGGACAACGATGACCCCGTGAGCGTCGTCATCGTCTTCTTTGACGTCGCCGAAAATCGCATCGAGCGATGCAGTGGTCTCAAGTTCCCAATCGTCGTCCGAAGCAGCAGGCGGTCGCCTCACTAGAGATGCCAGCCCCTTGCCATCGCTGTGGATTAGCGCGAGATCGCCAATCACGGGGGCAAAATTGCCGAGAACCCGGAAGCCAAATTTCAGGTTCTTAGCAGCATCTCCAGCCTCGTAGTGACCGTCACCACTCGTAGTGCTCACGCCTATGGCGAAGGCGATCGCGTAGATGACGTCCAGGTCGCTGGCTCTCCCCCGCGCGCGCCGCTTAACCGCCTGCAGCATGACGCGCCCAGTCGCCTCACCCTCGCCCAAAAGGGCGATAAGAACATCAACGCGCTCGGCGAGTTGCAAGTCGTGATAGCAATAGTCTGCCGATTGCAGCGCAGCAGCACGCAGGGCGACCAGATTCTCCACGTCGGCTGTGACCTTTGCGTTTTCCGACGCGATGAAAAGCTCGTCAGCCAGCAAAATGTTATCCGACCGACGCTGGCGCCAGAAATCGACGTACGCCATAGCGTCAGCCTGCACGCTGTCACCCCGCGGCGGGTATCCGCAAACGAGCTCGTCAGTGGTAGGCAACGCGCCGTCGTGGATTTCGGTAATGCGACGCTCGCGGACTTTGAGAGCGTCCAACGTGTCTGCATTTGGGGATGCGGAATCGCTCCGCCTGCCAGTCGAGCTGGTCATGATCACGCCTCTTAAGATCAGCGATACGCAGACGCCTGAAGCGTGAGCGCAACTTTGGGAGCGTCCGTCTACATGCCGGACAGGCTCATGTCGAGGTCAGACCGGTAGAGGAGTTAACGGGGTGTTATTCGATCGGCTTGCCCATGTGTTTCATGTAGAGAGCGGACAGGATCGAGCCTAGGGCTTCTGGATGGCCGTCAGCGTCCAAGAAATCCTGGCACGTCTCCTCGAGATGCCGGCGGACGTTGGTCTGGTCAGCAATGTTTCCCTGAACTTCGACAAGCGCGGCGATGTTCTCGGGGACGTCGCTTTCGCCTGACATCCATTTTTGCATCGTCCGCTGTCCGACGTCGACGAAACGCGCCGCCCGAGCGGAGGATTTGTCCGGGAACGCACGGTGCACTGCCGACCGGAATTTCAAATTTGAGAGTTGAGACATGACAAAGGGCCCTGCGACTGTCACATCGTAGAACCCTCATCTTTAGGTTTCGTCAACCGGCGTCGGTCTGAAATCGTCCGGCACACCATGGCGCTCAAACATCAGCATCAATCGCGCGAGCCACGGTGGGATCGGGCGCTGCCCACTCTCGTATCGGCGGATCGTGACGGCGACGGTGCTATCGGCGCCTACGTATCCTATAACGCGAGCGAGCTCGAGCGTGGATAGCTCGAGCTCGTGGCGGATGCGCTTCATGTCATCGCCGGTGAAAGTCATTTTAATCCGAGATCTGGCGCTCGTCTGCGGCGCGGATGAGGCGATTGAAGTCAGTCATTTCGTAGATGCGCCCGGCTTCGTAAGTTGTGACTTGGTAGAAGTTCAGACCATCTGTAACGGTGTCGGGCGAGACGTCCTTGCGCATCGCATCGAGCGCTTCCGCAGCGGTCTTGGCTTCAGCGACATAGGCGAGGCCATCATCCCAAGTGATCGCGACATGGGTGAAGTTCAGCGGCTTGAAGTCGTACACCCCCTCAGCCATCAAATCGGGGTCGTACTCCAGTTCCATTTCGTCCTCGATCATCTCGATCAGTTCGTCGACGACCTCATTGTGGAGATCGTTATCGACGAGATCGTCTTCGTATTTTGCGCCCTCCTTGTAGCAGGCGATGGCGTCGCAAGCCGCAATCATCGGGTCGCTATCCCAAGTGCGGAAGCTGCCCCCATTGTGCTTACGATTTGCGTCCATGCCCTTGTAGATATCGGCGGCGATCTGGGTAGCGGTAAATTCTGTCATTCT
It contains:
- a CDS encoding 6,7-dimethyl-8-ribityllumazine synthase produces the protein MPARQSLYAQIQEPLRQLCLGCVIKVDTAHFEYISEAAGHGLVQDGLETGTPITFGILTTYTDEQAILRSRMDEHNKGREAAAACLDALHTIAAIAR
- a CDS encoding bifunctional DNA primase/polymerase gives rise to the protein MTDALDDALASSFPIDTTGTSRRGTEWLTTPGQLYFGVVASRMRKLGWAVLPQDRDGRRLPSIIAGERIKWKQYQTTPPTQEVTDRWCTLAPTANAAILLGEVSGNTICLDLDITDFDLSLQIQEIAEEILGLSPFRRVGKRPKMALFYRMEAAELPRSAVYYLMEADGQTRSDHMIELQTSGKMMTVYGPHHETGDMLKWRADLPWHVGPEAAPLITPDQLQAFLDAVEAVRAFHRNAGGADVTFDYVDADGIDLPRVRSAGGAWVEDADGFVEGGREKYIFSIAMRTVRSNPSACIDERGIAKLKKAIFDEALRTMRTTGKWSEAHIRSDVSEKVSRFAAQVAAGTLSPIVRETTVLPTDELSKQISKGKNKICGSDETFAWLPAGRKLISLGFTKASEDYKQAWALKSDRSSIHAMVAGTIRSGLDHFFDDIRLQRKNGAVYLVKAPTGAGKTDHTLKRILRDPDAIADGSLPLDQRRGPLLFLMPTYNNISEIRDRALAMGLDPEMSDAELESAAAERGVVFEGEVDKEIERLRGLAEGSPVRTMVYRGKKAAGCAFPERMQMLIDADIGSSGMCKSTIKNQDGEREDSFCVHYSTCEAIKQRAEIANAHVVFMARAFLTLTIPEELKTVRGVIIDEAIWDMLAHTNVFPIAALRGTRPNPSQTKAEKEAGVNPHELVERRGEVADLVIKALESGKDPALHIRDKRPINCLELVRDAMRVCSSAIQNGQTVRPGMADHDFLDLIAQPKSNHVKAEHRLWSLVLERLETIVLDELSGREPRRDTRIQFIRHDDAEPVVRLSWRTEPNWAEVPVLLLDASGNRLILERVFGGREIKVFECENDPNLRAIAFPDRSMAVTKLLGRAGQDELETAKALLAIRRMITAICAAHSIGRVIIATTKPVRQIICAEWVPPANADFMHDGATAGLDFAKSHVAAISLGRTELPITTVDGLVAALTYDLPEPEMPIDYLGTGKDLQDNPLQPRKVGRKTRMRDGRHLITQHQAHAGTYARAVQEQAREEAIRQRVGRLRGVYRDDPAAVYLIGEAMPDDVVLDDIRSYADMETGFGLLDIARRCDGILCADMIAKLAPDQYTVGAAQKDIDKLSPHLLKSYRWIGYATDAGEQKLAHVPIHFDDFADERTFVKWAKALKLPHGQVNKGEQLIATVPPHAPRPHDQIEESLGTVEERREEEESFRRRIFESAMSLGEYRPASMAPIGKQPALYRVHPHEPEKAEIGAIHLMRLIKGITDVPADTGIEANAIAMETSDDFSLGACISATIQKAGKVSPLIATVVPKEVLQAAKTPCLRREINRRL
- a CDS encoding metallophosphoesterase, with amino-acid sequence MSDLHVDAAPYELPPTSAGVDCIVIAGDVADGHDRSSRWLREQAVPRGLPVIYVLGNHDFYGHDIDDDAEELYRDAGVELLHIGRRSIEIAGVRIIGLTLWTDYAIAGDVDAARVWARQNMPDFVNIDIGQRRLSPRHLDHFHKLHRELIEMDLADPFDGSTIVVTHHAPHPKSLRSPMLTADDASYASDLTAIIERYEPAVWIHGHVHSSRNYNVGATRIVCNPRGYAVTSRDGRRFENPGFNPQLVLEI
- a CDS encoding helix-turn-helix domain-containing protein; the protein is MTFTGDDMKRIRHELELSTLELARVIGYVGADSTVAVTIRRYESGQRPIPPWLARLMLMFERHGVPDDFRPTPVDET